A single genomic interval of Sebastes umbrosus isolate fSebUmb1 chromosome 9, fSebUmb1.pri, whole genome shotgun sequence harbors:
- the LOC119493817 gene encoding small integral membrane protein 32-like, which produces MLRQILLNSTEAPDFDLVLLGQSSTHGPSSMNASHGGGSSVSVAALLRPTTGRGGAGLREGELHKPDLTTYIVMCLLLFLLVLLIVFFINCQLRNSFFASMPYDRSLREARTSYK; this is translated from the coding sequence ATGCTGAGGCAGATCCTCCTCAACTCCACCGAGGCCCCGGACTTCGACCTGGTGCTCCTGGGCCAGTCCTCCACGCACGGCCCCTCGTCCATGAACGCCTCCCACGGCGGCGGCTCCTCGGTGAGCGTGGCCGCTCTCCTGAGGCCCACCACGGGGCGAGGTGGAGCCGGGCTCCGGGAGGGCGAGCTCCACAAACCGGACCTGACCACCTACATAGTCATGTGCCTGCTGCTCTTCCTCTTGGTGCTGCTCATCGTGTTCTTCATCAACTGTCAGCTGAGGAACTCTTTCTTCGCCTCCATGCCATATGACAGGTCTCTGCGAGAGGCCAGGACCTCCTACAAGTAG